The following coding sequences lie in one Anoplolepis gracilipes chromosome 4, ASM4749672v1, whole genome shotgun sequence genomic window:
- the Ip3k1 gene encoding inositol-trisphosphate 3-kinase homolog isoform X1, which yields MSSSVCHAPLPARMEAFTTRLCLRAVDQYERLRQTHFNKPSSKEQTRLSNHDSTSSKDHRRQKDGSSSSSSSSSNSTYNAFRQWRRSTSMGSHNSRSNSGSRSSHSLTKLPNDPATIRKMEQFPLVLSDATMPDDADLSLKFLALNALDLTAPASDVLLKNRLKSWFQLSGHPDGFAPAGPGTVWKRKTGGAENTERIVYETLSKEEALRDCIPKYYREVEYKGDTFIELQDLLFGFNDPHVMDIKMGTRTFLESEVSKTIARPDLYQKMIAVDPDAPTQLEHEQHAVTKLRYMQFREQQSSTCSHGFRIEAMKLAGAPPITDLKRVKSHSEVLDTIRQFLGRREDARLKILERLKNLRTKIEESDYFKTHEVIGSSIFVIYDNEKVGVWLIDFAKTREVPDGRRLTHRRPWEEGNHEEGFLFGLDNLISTMEEIRLSPINAK from the exons ATGTCAAGCAGCGTGTGCCACGCGCCCCTACCAGCTCGAATGGAAGCGTTCACCACGAGGCTCTGCCTGCGTGCGGTCGACCAGTATGAGCGGCTTCGTCAGACGCACTTCAACAAG CCCTCGAGCAAGGAGCAAACCCGATTGAGTAATCATGATTCGACGAGCAGCAAAGATCACCGTCGGCAGAAGGATGGGTCCAGCAGTAGCAGCAgtagcagcagcaacagcaccTACAACGCTTTCCGTCAATGGCGACGAAGCACTTCGATGGGGTCCCACAACAGCCGCTCCAACAGCGGCTCCAGATCGTCCCACTCGCTCACCAAATTGCCCAATGATCCGGCCACCATCCGGAAGATGGAACAATTTCCCCTGGTCCTGTCCGACGCGACGATGCCGGACGATGCTGATCTCTCCCTGAAATTTCTCGCCCTA AATGCTCTGGATCTGACGGCGCCGGCGAGCGATGTGCTGCTGAAGAATCGATTAAAATCCTGGTTTCAATTGTCAGGCCACCCGGATGGTTTCGCTCCCGCTGGTCCTGGCACTGTCTGGAAGAGAAAAACAGGCGGCGCTGAAAACACAGAGCGCATCGTTTATGAGACCCTGAGTAAAGAGGAAGCGTTGCGAGATTGCATACCGAA ATATTATCGAGAAGTCGAGTACAAAGGCGATACGTTCATCGAGCTGCAGGATTTGTTATTCGGTTTCAACGATCCCCACGTGATGGACATTAAGATGGGCACGCGAACCTTCCTCGAGTCCGAGGTGTCCAAGACCATCGCCAGGCCGGATCTCTATCAGAAGATGATAGCTGTCGATCCGGACGCACCGACCCAGTTAGAGCACGAGCAACACGCCGTAACCAAATTACGGTACATGCAATTCCGCGAGCAACAGAGCTCGACCTGCAGCCATGGTTTTCGCATCGAAGCGATGAAATTGGCGGGTGCGCCACCGATCACAGATCTTAAAAGGGTCAAGTCGCACTCGGAAGTACTCGACACCATAAGGCAGTTCCTCGGCAGACGCGAGGACGCCCGTTTGAAAATTCTTGAACGCCTCAAGAATTTGCGAACCAAGATCGAGGAGtccgattattttaaaactcatGAG GTAATCGGTAGTAGTATCTTTGTGATCTACGATAACGAAAAGGTAGGCGTTTGGTTAATAGATTTCGCAAAGACACGCGAGGTACCAGACGGACGAAGGCTTACGCACAGACGTCCTTGGGAGGAAGGCAACCACGAAGAGGGTTTTCTATTCGGATTggacaatttaatttcaacCATGGAAGAAATTCGCCTTTCTCCTATAAATGCTAAATAA
- the Ip3k1 gene encoding inositol-trisphosphate 3-kinase homolog isoform X3, with the protein MSGFVRRTSTRPLWLQPSSKEQTRLSNHDSTSSKDHRRQKDGSSSSSSSSSNSTYNAFRQWRRSTSMGSHNSRSNSGSRSSHSLTKLPNDPATIRKMEQFPLVLSDATMPDDADLSLKFLALNALDLTAPASDVLLKNRLKSWFQLSGHPDGFAPAGPGTVWKRKTGGAENTERIVYETLSKEEALRDCIPKYYREVEYKGDTFIELQDLLFGFNDPHVMDIKMGTRTFLESEVSKTIARPDLYQKMIAVDPDAPTQLEHEQHAVTKLRYMQFREQQSSTCSHGFRIEAMKLAGAPPITDLKRVKSHSEVLDTIRQFLGRREDARLKILERLKNLRTKIEESDYFKTHEVIGSSIFVIYDNEKVGVWLIDFAKTREVPDGRRLTHRRPWEEGNHEEGFLFGLDNLISTMEEIRLSPINAK; encoded by the exons ATGAGCGGCTTCGTCAGACGCACTTCAACAAG GCCTCTCTGGTTGCAGCCCTCGAGCAAGGAGCAAACCCGATTGAGTAATCATGATTCGACGAGCAGCAAAGATCACCGTCGGCAGAAGGATGGGTCCAGCAGTAGCAGCAgtagcagcagcaacagcaccTACAACGCTTTCCGTCAATGGCGACGAAGCACTTCGATGGGGTCCCACAACAGCCGCTCCAACAGCGGCTCCAGATCGTCCCACTCGCTCACCAAATTGCCCAATGATCCGGCCACCATCCGGAAGATGGAACAATTTCCCCTGGTCCTGTCCGACGCGACGATGCCGGACGATGCTGATCTCTCCCTGAAATTTCTCGCCCTA AATGCTCTGGATCTGACGGCGCCGGCGAGCGATGTGCTGCTGAAGAATCGATTAAAATCCTGGTTTCAATTGTCAGGCCACCCGGATGGTTTCGCTCCCGCTGGTCCTGGCACTGTCTGGAAGAGAAAAACAGGCGGCGCTGAAAACACAGAGCGCATCGTTTATGAGACCCTGAGTAAAGAGGAAGCGTTGCGAGATTGCATACCGAA ATATTATCGAGAAGTCGAGTACAAAGGCGATACGTTCATCGAGCTGCAGGATTTGTTATTCGGTTTCAACGATCCCCACGTGATGGACATTAAGATGGGCACGCGAACCTTCCTCGAGTCCGAGGTGTCCAAGACCATCGCCAGGCCGGATCTCTATCAGAAGATGATAGCTGTCGATCCGGACGCACCGACCCAGTTAGAGCACGAGCAACACGCCGTAACCAAATTACGGTACATGCAATTCCGCGAGCAACAGAGCTCGACCTGCAGCCATGGTTTTCGCATCGAAGCGATGAAATTGGCGGGTGCGCCACCGATCACAGATCTTAAAAGGGTCAAGTCGCACTCGGAAGTACTCGACACCATAAGGCAGTTCCTCGGCAGACGCGAGGACGCCCGTTTGAAAATTCTTGAACGCCTCAAGAATTTGCGAACCAAGATCGAGGAGtccgattattttaaaactcatGAG GTAATCGGTAGTAGTATCTTTGTGATCTACGATAACGAAAAGGTAGGCGTTTGGTTAATAGATTTCGCAAAGACACGCGAGGTACCAGACGGACGAAGGCTTACGCACAGACGTCCTTGGGAGGAAGGCAACCACGAAGAGGGTTTTCTATTCGGATTggacaatttaatttcaacCATGGAAGAAATTCGCCTTTCTCCTATAAATGCTAAATAA
- the Ip3k1 gene encoding inositol-trisphosphate 3-kinase homolog isoform X2 produces the protein MRKEHAKNSASTGGSSRIFAITPRLLFSSTIKENKPSSKEQTRLSNHDSTSSKDHRRQKDGSSSSSSSSSNSTYNAFRQWRRSTSMGSHNSRSNSGSRSSHSLTKLPNDPATIRKMEQFPLVLSDATMPDDADLSLKFLALNALDLTAPASDVLLKNRLKSWFQLSGHPDGFAPAGPGTVWKRKTGGAENTERIVYETLSKEEALRDCIPKYYREVEYKGDTFIELQDLLFGFNDPHVMDIKMGTRTFLESEVSKTIARPDLYQKMIAVDPDAPTQLEHEQHAVTKLRYMQFREQQSSTCSHGFRIEAMKLAGAPPITDLKRVKSHSEVLDTIRQFLGRREDARLKILERLKNLRTKIEESDYFKTHEVIGSSIFVIYDNEKVGVWLIDFAKTREVPDGRRLTHRRPWEEGNHEEGFLFGLDNLISTMEEIRLSPINAK, from the exons ATGAGGAAGGAACACGCGAAGAATAGCGCGTCAACCGGAGGCTCATCTCGTATTTTCGCGATCACACCTCGATTACTTTTCTCGTCgacgataaaagaaaataag CCCTCGAGCAAGGAGCAAACCCGATTGAGTAATCATGATTCGACGAGCAGCAAAGATCACCGTCGGCAGAAGGATGGGTCCAGCAGTAGCAGCAgtagcagcagcaacagcaccTACAACGCTTTCCGTCAATGGCGACGAAGCACTTCGATGGGGTCCCACAACAGCCGCTCCAACAGCGGCTCCAGATCGTCCCACTCGCTCACCAAATTGCCCAATGATCCGGCCACCATCCGGAAGATGGAACAATTTCCCCTGGTCCTGTCCGACGCGACGATGCCGGACGATGCTGATCTCTCCCTGAAATTTCTCGCCCTA AATGCTCTGGATCTGACGGCGCCGGCGAGCGATGTGCTGCTGAAGAATCGATTAAAATCCTGGTTTCAATTGTCAGGCCACCCGGATGGTTTCGCTCCCGCTGGTCCTGGCACTGTCTGGAAGAGAAAAACAGGCGGCGCTGAAAACACAGAGCGCATCGTTTATGAGACCCTGAGTAAAGAGGAAGCGTTGCGAGATTGCATACCGAA ATATTATCGAGAAGTCGAGTACAAAGGCGATACGTTCATCGAGCTGCAGGATTTGTTATTCGGTTTCAACGATCCCCACGTGATGGACATTAAGATGGGCACGCGAACCTTCCTCGAGTCCGAGGTGTCCAAGACCATCGCCAGGCCGGATCTCTATCAGAAGATGATAGCTGTCGATCCGGACGCACCGACCCAGTTAGAGCACGAGCAACACGCCGTAACCAAATTACGGTACATGCAATTCCGCGAGCAACAGAGCTCGACCTGCAGCCATGGTTTTCGCATCGAAGCGATGAAATTGGCGGGTGCGCCACCGATCACAGATCTTAAAAGGGTCAAGTCGCACTCGGAAGTACTCGACACCATAAGGCAGTTCCTCGGCAGACGCGAGGACGCCCGTTTGAAAATTCTTGAACGCCTCAAGAATTTGCGAACCAAGATCGAGGAGtccgattattttaaaactcatGAG GTAATCGGTAGTAGTATCTTTGTGATCTACGATAACGAAAAGGTAGGCGTTTGGTTAATAGATTTCGCAAAGACACGCGAGGTACCAGACGGACGAAGGCTTACGCACAGACGTCCTTGGGAGGAAGGCAACCACGAAGAGGGTTTTCTATTCGGATTggacaatttaatttcaacCATGGAAGAAATTCGCCTTTCTCCTATAAATGCTAAATAA